The proteins below are encoded in one region of Oncorhynchus keta strain PuntledgeMale-10-30-2019 unplaced genomic scaffold, Oket_V2 Un_contig_8047_pilon_pilon, whole genome shotgun sequence:
- the LOC118372481 gene encoding THAP domain-containing protein 5-like isoform X1, giving the protein MPRYCAVKLCKNRGGTPSKENKRISFYPFPLQDEVRLQIWVDNMKREEWTPSRHQYLCSEHFTEDCFDLRWGIRYLKHTAFPTIFPHTHDDADKTVSTSKNTTKPKTRICDANIELIRSPSPPGKNTPLILKRTVRVEPVVVSVTPVLNPEDASESTVTTLLYERPLVSDTEASTPSEMVLGEVMLSETQAAVCEVNRELSGDSGGILTASCLNLSGETQTLQQLDTLDSTVTVLCCESLVPVGHLSECEATVDALGQTFRIFPLELRREEWVEEGGHISVYEHSYSKQDTDQEQLWRKTASLHTKIMELDRREESTVAKIRSLEIEMAHLKKSNIVLKDKQKLLEDYITSALL; this is encoded by the exons ATGCCCCGTTACTGTGCTGTAAAACTTTGCAAAAATCGTGGAGGAACACCCTCTAAAGAAAACAAGAGAATAAGCTTTTACCC GTTCCCTTTGCAAGATGAGGTCAGGCTGCAGATATGGGTAGACAACATGAAGCGAGAGGAGTGGACCCCCAGCAGACACCAGTACCTGTGTAGTGAACATTTCACTGAGGACTGCTTTGACCTGCGATGGGGGATCCGGTACCTGAAACACACGGCCTTCCCTACCATCTTCCCTCACACACACGAT GATGCAGATAAAACCGTTTCCACCAGTAAGAACACCACCAAGCCCAAAACCAGGATATGCGACGCCAACATTGAACTCATccgctccccctcccctcctggcAAGAATACACCTCTGATTCTGAAAAGGACAGTCAGAGTGGAACCAGTCGTGGTGAGTGTCACTCCTGTCCTTAACCCTGAGGATGCCAGTGAATCTACGGTCACTACACTGTTATATGAAAGACCGCTTGTTTCAGACACAGAGGCCTCTACTCCTAGTGAAATGGTCCTGGGGGAGGTGATGCTCTCAGAGACCCAGgctgcagtgtgtgaggtgaaCAGAGAACTATCTGGAGACAGTGGTGGGATACTGACAGCCTCATGCTTGAACCTGTCTGGTGAGACACAGACACTGCAGCAGCTGGATACACTGGACTCCACTGTGACTGTGCTCTGCTGTGAATCCCTCGTCCCTGTCGGCCATTTGTCTGAATGTGAAGCCACGGTGGACGCCCTCGGTCAGACGTTTAGGATCTTCCCTCTGGAGCTGCGGAGGGAGGagtgggtggaggaggggggacacATCTCTGTGTACGAGCACTCCTACTCCAAACAGGACACGGACCAGGAACAGCTGTGGAGGAAGACAGCCAGCCTCCACACCAAGATCATGGAGCTGGATAGGAGAGAGGAAAGCACCGTGGCTAAAATACGATCGCTTGAGATCGAGATGGCACATCTGAAGAAGAGCAACATTGTTTTAAAAGACAAGCAGAAATTACTGGAGGACTATATTACTTCTGCGTTGCTCTGA
- the LOC118372481 gene encoding THAP domain-containing protein 5-like isoform X2 — protein MKREEWTPSRHQYLCSEHFTEDCFDLRWGIRYLKHTAFPTIFPHTHDDADKTVSTSKNTTKPKTRICDANIELIRSPSPPGKNTPLILKRTVRVEPVVVSVTPVLNPEDASESTVTTLLYERPLVSDTEASTPSEMVLGEVMLSETQAAVCEVNRELSGDSGGILTASCLNLSGETQTLQQLDTLDSTVTVLCCESLVPVGHLSECEATVDALGQTFRIFPLELRREEWVEEGGHISVYEHSYSKQDTDQEQLWRKTASLHTKIMELDRREESTVAKIRSLEIEMAHLKKSNIVLKDKQKLLEDYITSALL, from the exons ATGAAGCGAGAGGAGTGGACCCCCAGCAGACACCAGTACCTGTGTAGTGAACATTTCACTGAGGACTGCTTTGACCTGCGATGGGGGATCCGGTACCTGAAACACACGGCCTTCCCTACCATCTTCCCTCACACACACGAT GATGCAGATAAAACCGTTTCCACCAGTAAGAACACCACCAAGCCCAAAACCAGGATATGCGACGCCAACATTGAACTCATccgctccccctcccctcctggcAAGAATACACCTCTGATTCTGAAAAGGACAGTCAGAGTGGAACCAGTCGTGGTGAGTGTCACTCCTGTCCTTAACCCTGAGGATGCCAGTGAATCTACGGTCACTACACTGTTATATGAAAGACCGCTTGTTTCAGACACAGAGGCCTCTACTCCTAGTGAAATGGTCCTGGGGGAGGTGATGCTCTCAGAGACCCAGgctgcagtgtgtgaggtgaaCAGAGAACTATCTGGAGACAGTGGTGGGATACTGACAGCCTCATGCTTGAACCTGTCTGGTGAGACACAGACACTGCAGCAGCTGGATACACTGGACTCCACTGTGACTGTGCTCTGCTGTGAATCCCTCGTCCCTGTCGGCCATTTGTCTGAATGTGAAGCCACGGTGGACGCCCTCGGTCAGACGTTTAGGATCTTCCCTCTGGAGCTGCGGAGGGAGGagtgggtggaggaggggggacacATCTCTGTGTACGAGCACTCCTACTCCAAACAGGACACGGACCAGGAACAGCTGTGGAGGAAGACAGCCAGCCTCCACACCAAGATCATGGAGCTGGATAGGAGAGAGGAAAGCACCGTGGCTAAAATACGATCGCTTGAGATCGAGATGGCACATCTGAAGAAGAGCAACATTGTTTTAAAAGACAAGCAGAAATTACTGGAGGACTATATTACTTCTGCGTTGCTCTGA